The window CATCCTCCGATCCAAAGAGTTCCCAGCGTATAAAGCTGCGTTGAAGCCTGGTTGAAAACCCCGAGCCAGAGTCCCGCAGTCACAGCCCCGCGATGCGCACGTAGCAGTCTCACAAGCTGCTGCTCTCCCCGCTCCGCTTCCCTATCCTCAAGGTTCATGGCGCGCACCGTCAGGTGGGTCTGGAGCGACTCGGCCAGATGGCCCTGCCATTCGGCCGCCCGCACCATGAGCAGCCGCTGCGCCCGCCGGTTTACCACATTCGCAACGGGATACATCATGCCCTGCAGAACAATCAGTCCTCCAGCCAGCGCGCCGAGGCGCCAGTCGTAGAAAAACAATCCCGTCAACGACGCTGCTACAATCAGCGGATTGAGAAGCAGACTGACGAGCGTCTGGTTTATGAAGGTGCGTATGCGGGCGGCGTCACCCACGCGCGATAGCATCTCTCCAACACGCATGCCGTCATGAAAGGCACGGGGAAGCCTGAGCAGGTGTCGATAATAGCCAAGCATGAGCACAGCATCGATCCTCTGGGCGAGCCTCAAGCCTATGCGTCCCTGAAGCCAGGTGAGCACTACCCGCGCGGCAATCACTCCCAGCATGCCCGCGCCCAGAAGCACCAGCATGCGGCTGTCCTGATCGGGAAGAACCGAGTCGAGCAGCTTTTCGACATACAGCGACATCGCCAGCCCCAGAACTGTCGCCAGAGCCGCCCCGAGACCGGCCTGCAGGAGCAGAGACCGGTGAGGATGGAGAAGTCTGGCAAGACGGCTCCAGGGAGATTCGGCTGCCGCCCCGGGGTCGCCCTTCACAATTTCCCCTGGCTTCGGTGAAACCAGCAGAAAGACTCCACTGCTCATTCCGGTGAGCTTCTCCCGCGGCCACCGGCAGGAGGAGCCCACCGCCGGATCCATCACCCGAACGTTCCTTCCGTTCACCTTTTCAAGAACAACGTAGTGATGCAGGTGCGACGGAAGGACGACATGAGCCACGACAGGAAGCGGCAGGTTCCCAAGGTCCGCGGGTGACGTCCGCACTCCTGCGACACTCAGCCCGGCCTTCTCTCCGGCCTGCACGAGACCGAGGGCCGTTGTACCGGATCTCCCGGTGCCGCTCCATTGGCGGAGCTGTGCAACCGCCTGGGGTCGCCGATAGCGCCGGCACAGGTAGGCGAGGCAGGTCGGACCACAATCGCTCTGGTCGCGTTGCTTCAAGGAAACGTGGCCAGGTCCAATGATTCGAGAGTCCGCCCTGCCGCGGTCCGCCTAGATGTCTGCCACCAATCCATAGGCTTCAAGAAACTCCCCCATTGAGTATGGCGTGAAGACTTCTCTCACTCCCAAATCAGCCCGAGGGCTGATGCCGGGAGGGAATAGCTCGTCATTGAGCGGCGCAAATCCGCCATGAATGGCGGCCAGATCTGACATAGGAACAGCTTTCATTTTATTTTGGTCATTTGGGTTCAATCTTCAGTTTCACCCGACCTCACAAAGCGTGGGCCGGATTTGAAGAAATGCGTCTGAGTGCCTGGTGGCTGGGCGGTCCTTGGTCGGGTTGAACCGCATCCCCCGAGATCCAGTCAGCCACATTGCGGCGCAGCAGCGTGAGCAGGCTTGCACGGCCCAGATCGAACCGAACCTCCGCGACAAAGCCCTTGCGCAATCGGGCGACCCGTCCATCGCGAGTGCGAAGCGCCGATTGCTGCGGTTTGAGCACGATCCGATACGATGGTTCGGAAGTCCCGGGAGAAACGTCCGGCGCGAGTTCCTCCACCTCGGCGTCCATCAGCCCCCATTCGGTTGCCGGAAGCGCCGTCACGCTCATTCTCGCCCGCTGCCCGGGCTGCACCAAGGCGCACACTCGCGGCGGCACACGACCTTCAACCCGGAAATCGTCGTCCGTGGAAATTGAGCCGAGCACCTGCGAGGCGACCACGACAGCACCCGGCCGCAGTGGCGCAAGATCCATCAAAAAACCTCCCACCGGAGCTCGAAGCACAAGAGTCCTCAACTCCTCCTCCACCTGTTTCAACTCCCCCTCCAGGGATCGCCCGCGTTGCTCCGCATCCCTTCTCTGCGCCGTCGCTGAAGCGGCCTGCCGATGGCGCGCAAGGGAACGAGCGCGTTCATCCGACTCAGCCGCGCTTCTGGCCGCATCCCGCTCCCTGTCGCTGACGAGCCCCCGCGCCGCGAGCTTTTCAATCCGTTCCAATTCGCGGGCCGACTGGGCTGCGGACGCGACCAATGCGGCATCACTGGCGACCCACTCATCCCAAAGCCGCCTCGCCCAGGAAGTATGAAAGCCCAGGCTTTC of the Opitutaceae bacterium genome contains:
- a CDS encoding peptidase domain-containing ABC transporter, translating into MKQRDQSDCGPTCLAYLCRRYRRPQAVAQLRQWSGTGRSGTTALGLVQAGEKAGLSVAGVRTSPADLGNLPLPVVAHVVLPSHLHHYVVLEKVNGRNVRVMDPAVGSSCRWPREKLTGMSSGVFLLVSPKPGEIVKGDPGAAAESPWSRLARLLHPHRSLLLQAGLGAALATVLGLAMSLYVEKLLDSVLPDQDSRMLVLLGAGMLGVIAARVVLTWLQGRIGLRLAQRIDAVLMLGYYRHLLRLPRAFHDGMRVGEMLSRVGDAARIRTFINQTLVSLLLNPLIVAASLTGLFFYDWRLGALAGGLIVLQGMMYPVANVVNRRAQRLLMVRAAEWQGHLAESLQTHLTVRAMNLEDREAERGEQQLVRLLRAHRGAVTAGLWLGVFNQASTQLYTLGTLWIGGWLVLQQHLSMGELMSAYTLAGYLVGPASSLVSLNSSVQEAMVATDRLFEIVDLQPEPTGGVRMLNPETMGDIEWESVTVQHPGRLPVLREFSAVFRRGTLTVLVGASGCGKSTILAVLQASQDITQGRVSIGGVGLEHFSLDGLRRGLAVMPQRVELFSGSVMDNLIPDGGPPDVARLLEACRDANVLGWIESLPDKFGTWLQEGGANLSGGQRQRLALARAFYRSGPLLLLDEPTSALEDESEQHVVAAIRRRVGAGITAIVACHRQAFCHCADQIIRL
- a CDS encoding efflux RND transporter periplasmic adaptor subunit; amino-acid sequence: MPSSLSQSAAASQRWLSASAASDTVAALEAEAGPERPWVVGIFLGLLMAGVAALVTIRVDVTVRTWGIVRTRTENAELRSPATASVDSVYVRTGDRVVAGQPLVELANPALKARRDALTAECDAYRFQAQEWITFSEGLEGNDRDTQRESLGFHTSWARRLWDEWVASDAALVASAAQSARELERIEKLAARGLVSDRERDAARSAAESDERARSLARHRQAASATAQRRDAEQRGRSLEGELKQVEEELRTLVLRAPVGGFLMDLAPLRPGAVVVASQVLGSISTDDDFRVEGRVPPRVCALVQPGQRARMSVTALPATEWGLMDAEVEELAPDVSPGTSEPSYRIVLKPQQSALRTRDGRVARLRKGFVAEVRFDLGRASLLTLLRRNVADWISGDAVQPDQGPPSHQALRRISSNPAHAL